One stretch of Pedobacter riviphilus DNA includes these proteins:
- the rplB gene encoding 50S ribosomal protein L2, with translation MGLRKFKPVTPGTRFRVGASFTEITATKPEKSLVVSSKKSGGRNNTGKMTMRYMGGGHKKSYRLIDFKRDKFDIPATVATVEYDPNRTARIALLHYADGEKRYIIAPEGLQVGSVLLSGDKATPEVGNTLKLSNIPLGSIIHNVEIHPGKGAQLARSAGAYAQLAARDGKYATLKMPSGETRLILTTCLATIGAVSNSDHANEVLGKAGRKRWLGRRPRTRPVAMNPVDHPMGGGEGRSSGGHPRSRNGVLAKGYKTRELKKYSNRYIIERRKK, from the coding sequence ATGGGCTTAAGAAAATTTAAACCAGTTACTCCAGGTACCCGCTTCAGAGTTGGTGCTAGTTTTACGGAGATTACAGCAACCAAGCCCGAAAAATCATTGGTTGTATCATCAAAAAAGTCTGGTGGACGTAACAACACAGGAAAAATGACTATGCGCTACATGGGCGGTGGTCACAAAAAATCATATCGTTTAATCGACTTCAAACGCGATAAATTTGATATTCCTGCAACAGTAGCTACTGTTGAATACGATCCAAACCGTACTGCCCGCATCGCATTATTACATTATGCAGATGGCGAGAAGCGTTATATCATCGCTCCTGAAGGATTGCAAGTTGGTTCGGTATTATTATCGGGCGACAAAGCAACACCAGAAGTAGGTAACACTTTAAAATTATCGAACATTCCATTAGGTTCTATCATCCACAACGTGGAGATTCACCCTGGAAAAGGAGCACAATTAGCTCGTAGTGCAGGTGCTTACGCACAATTAGCTGCCCGCGATGGTAAATATGCTACTTTAAAAATGCCTTCAGGCGAAACCCGTTTAATCTTGACTACTTGTCTTGCTACTATCGGTGCTGTATCTAACTCAGATCACGCAAACGAAGTATTAGGTAAAGCAGGTCGTAAACGTTGGTTGGGCCGTCGTCCGAGAACTAGACCGGTAGCGATGAACCCAGTAGATCACCCAATGGGTGGTGGTGAAGGTAGATCATCAGGTGGTCACCCACGTTCAAGAAATGGCGTTTTAGCTAAAGGCTACAAAACCAGAGAACTTAAAAAATATTCTAATCGTTACATCATAGAGAGAAGGAAGAAATAA
- the rplW gene encoding 50S ribosomal protein L23, with product MEILKKPILTEKASALTEKSNRFTFSVNHKANKIQIKAAIEKLYGVTIVAVNTMVVDGKAKSRYTKAGFVSGRSPKYKKAIVTLKDGETIDYYATL from the coding sequence ATGGAAATTTTAAAAAAACCAATATTAACCGAAAAAGCTTCAGCTTTAACTGAGAAATCTAACCGTTTCACGTTTAGCGTTAACCACAAGGCTAACAAAATCCAGATCAAAGCAGCTATTGAGAAATTGTACGGTGTAACCATCGTTGCAGTTAACACTATGGTTGTTGATGGAAAAGCTAAATCTCGTTACACTAAAGCAGGTTTTGTATCAGGCCGTAGCCCGAAATACAAAAAAGCAATCGTAACGTTAAAAGACGGCGAAACAATAGATTATTACGCAACCCTTTAA
- the rplD gene encoding 50S ribosomal protein L4 yields MEVKVLNISGKETGAKVQLPESVFGIEPNDHAIYLDVKQYLANQRQGTHKSKQRNEIAGSTRKLYKQKGTGGARAGSIKSPLFNGGGRVFGPQPRDYSFKLNKKLKSLARKSALAYKAKDNNVVVLEDFSFDTIKTKNYTSLLAALKVDTQKTLLVLPAQNNNIYLSSRNVQKTKVISAADLNTYDVLNAGVLVLTADSVKTLEEAFAK; encoded by the coding sequence ATGGAAGTTAAAGTATTAAACATTTCAGGTAAAGAAACAGGTGCCAAGGTGCAACTTCCTGAATCGGTATTTGGTATCGAGCCTAACGACCACGCGATTTATTTAGATGTTAAACAGTATTTGGCTAACCAACGTCAAGGTACTCACAAATCTAAACAACGTAATGAGATTGCTGGTTCAACTCGCAAACTATACAAACAAAAAGGTACAGGTGGTGCCCGTGCTGGTAGCATTAAATCTCCGTTATTTAACGGTGGTGGTCGTGTTTTCGGTCCTCAGCCACGTGATTACAGTTTTAAATTGAACAAGAAATTAAAATCATTAGCACGTAAATCAGCTTTAGCTTATAAAGCAAAAGATAACAACGTGGTAGTTTTAGAAGATTTCAGCTTCGATACAATTAAAACTAAAAACTATACAAGTTTATTGGCTGCTTTAAAAGTAGATACTCAAAAAACTTTATTGGTTTTACCTGCACAAAATAATAATATCTATTTATCAAGCAGAAACGTTCAGAAAACTAAAGTAATCTCGGCAGCAGATTTAAATACTTATGATGTATTAAACGCTGGTGTACTTGTGTTAACTGCTGATTCTGTTAAAACTTTGGAGGAGGCGTTTGCCAAATAA
- the rplC gene encoding 50S ribosomal protein L3, whose amino-acid sequence MSGIIGKKVGMTSIFDAEGRNIPCTVIEAGPCVVTQVKTEEKDGYSSIQLGYDEKKEKNTTQPLKGHFAKANTTPKRKLVEFDSFTTSLNLGDVVTVDAFAEGDFVDVVGTSKGKGFQGVVKRHGFAGVGMQTHGQHNRLRAPGSLGASSFPSRVFKGMRMAGRTGGDRVKIQNLQVLKVYAEQNLLVVSGSIPGAKGSYVILDK is encoded by the coding sequence ATGTCAGGAATTATTGGAAAAAAAGTAGGAATGACCAGTATCTTTGATGCCGAAGGAAGAAACATTCCTTGTACGGTAATCGAGGCTGGGCCTTGTGTAGTTACACAAGTAAAGACCGAAGAAAAAGACGGGTATTCATCAATCCAATTGGGTTACGATGAGAAAAAAGAGAAAAACACAACTCAACCGTTAAAAGGCCATTTCGCGAAAGCAAACACAACTCCGAAACGCAAGCTGGTAGAATTCGATTCGTTTACAACTTCACTTAATTTAGGTGATGTAGTAACCGTTGACGCATTCGCAGAAGGCGATTTTGTTGATGTTGTAGGTACCTCAAAAGGTAAAGGTTTTCAAGGTGTTGTAAAACGCCACGGATTTGCCGGTGTTGGTATGCAGACTCACGGTCAGCATAACCGTTTACGTGCTCCAGGTTCATTGGGAGCATCATCATTCCCTTCACGTGTATTCAAAGGAATGCGCATGGCTGGAAGAACAGGTGGAGACAGGGTAAAAATTCAGAACTTACAGGTTTTGAAAGTTTATGCTGAGCAAAACTTATTAGTAGTTAGTGGTTCCATTCCAGGAGCTAAAGGTTCTTACGTAATCTTAGACAAATAA
- a CDS encoding DUF1634 domain-containing protein has translation MDTTGKENLNDKDIQVILGTLLRAGVVISMSIVLLGGVIFLIHNNGAITDYKVFKPELSKFSSIVAIFKGVLSFQGDAIVQFGILMLIFTPIARIVFAIFSFLIERDYLYVLIGFIILAIITISLNGGLAH, from the coding sequence ATGGATACAACAGGAAAAGAAAACCTAAACGATAAGGATATCCAGGTAATTCTGGGCACGCTATTGCGTGCGGGGGTAGTTATTTCGATGAGTATTGTATTATTAGGAGGTGTCATTTTCCTGATCCATAATAATGGCGCCATTACCGACTATAAAGTTTTTAAACCTGAGCTGAGCAAGTTTTCTTCCATAGTGGCTATATTTAAGGGAGTATTAAGCTTTCAGGGCGACGCAATTGTACAGTTTGGAATCCTGATGCTTATTTTTACCCCAATTGCCCGTATTGTTTTCGCTATTTTTAGCTTTTTAATCGAACGCGATTACCTGTATGTACTGATCGGATTTATCATTTTGGCCATTATAACCATCAGTTTAAATGGCGGATTGGCACATTAA
- a CDS encoding sulfite exporter TauE/SafE family protein: MSVLLFTIIVLLGAFLAGLLGSLTGLGGGVIIIPLLTLALGVDIHYAIGASIVSVIATSSGSAAAYVKEGITNIRIGMFLEIATTIGAVCGAVIAVYLNANYIAILFGCILIFSAIMTLKKKVDHTTLDNTDKWANFFKLNGSYPDKGVDHPYAVKHVPGGFLMMLFAGTLSGLLGIGSGALKVIAMDNIMRLPFKVSTTTSNFMMGVTAAASAVVYLHRGQIDPGIAMPVCIGVLTGATVGSKILLRAKTDKLKIVFAIVVAFLALQMIYKGVSGL; the protein is encoded by the coding sequence ATGTCGGTATTGCTGTTTACCATTATCGTTTTATTAGGTGCTTTTTTAGCCGGATTATTGGGCTCGCTCACTGGTTTAGGTGGAGGGGTAATTATTATTCCATTACTTACGCTGGCTTTAGGGGTTGATATCCACTATGCCATAGGGGCATCTATTGTTTCTGTTATTGCTACTTCTTCTGGTTCTGCAGCTGCATACGTGAAAGAAGGCATTACTAATATCCGCATTGGGATGTTCCTGGAAATCGCTACTACAATAGGAGCGGTGTGTGGTGCTGTTATAGCTGTTTATCTAAATGCCAACTATATTGCTATTCTGTTTGGCTGTATTTTAATCTTTTCAGCCATCATGACTTTAAAGAAAAAGGTGGATCATACAACTTTAGATAATACCGATAAATGGGCCAATTTTTTTAAGCTGAACGGATCTTATCCTGATAAAGGTGTAGATCATCCATATGCGGTGAAACACGTGCCAGGTGGCTTCTTGATGATGTTATTTGCCGGAACACTGTCTGGATTGCTGGGCATTGGGAGTGGAGCACTAAAGGTAATTGCGATGGATAATATTATGCGTTTGCCCTTTAAGGTATCAACCACAACCAGTAATTTTATGATGGGTGTTACGGCAGCGGCCAGTGCAGTGGTTTATTTGCACCGTGGGCAGATCGATCCTGGCATTGCCATGCCGGTTTGTATCGGTGTTTTAACAGGGGCAACAGTTGGCTCGAAAATTTTGTTAAGAGCCAAAACCGATAAACTTAAAATTGTATTTGCTATTGTAGTTGCTTTTTTGGCACTACAGATGATATATAAAGGAGTAAGTGGGTTATAA
- a CDS encoding NAD(P)-binding domain-containing protein, which translates to MQIGIIGLGDMGKLYALSFVNAGYKVCGADMPLRFTDLKNELEPKGIEVLIDGHEVARKSDFIIYCVEAEKIDEVVATFARSTKYGAIVAGQTSVKHPEIAAFEKHLPEDTQIVTCHSLHGPAFSPEGQTLVVVRHRATDGVYAKALEIYKSLKSNIIEMDDYREHDRIVADTQAVTHMGFESMGSAWKNAGFFPWDNPAYAGGIDNVKILTTLRIFSYKSHIYAGLAILNPYAQKQVKYYAQAESELFKLMICENEAVFREKIYAARDFVFHESRALLLLDDNIMKEFSLSDASHKQKPNSHLSLLSMVYAWYKMGVNPYDNLICQTPPFKLRLGIAEYLFKNEAMLEESINTALYDKSIRGDDLEFHTAVHEWASIIGYGI; encoded by the coding sequence ATGCAAATAGGAATTATTGGTTTAGGAGATATGGGCAAATTGTATGCACTATCTTTTGTAAACGCTGGTTATAAGGTATGTGGGGCAGATATGCCCTTACGTTTTACAGATTTAAAAAATGAGCTGGAACCTAAAGGAATCGAAGTCTTAATCGATGGTCATGAGGTTGCCCGTAAATCAGACTTTATTATCTATTGTGTTGAAGCCGAAAAAATTGATGAAGTGGTGGCTACTTTTGCACGCTCTACTAAATACGGTGCAATAGTTGCCGGGCAAACCTCGGTTAAACATCCTGAAATTGCTGCTTTCGAAAAACACCTCCCGGAGGATACCCAGATTGTAACCTGCCATTCTTTACATGGTCCGGCATTTAGTCCGGAGGGACAAACGCTGGTGGTGGTGCGTCACCGTGCTACCGATGGTGTATATGCCAAAGCTTTAGAAATTTATAAATCTTTAAAATCGAACATTATTGAAATGGACGATTACAGAGAGCATGACCGTATTGTGGCCGATACGCAGGCGGTAACGCACATGGGTTTCGAAAGCATGGGTTCTGCTTGGAAAAATGCAGGTTTCTTCCCCTGGGATAATCCTGCTTATGCGGGTGGAATCGATAATGTGAAAATTTTGACCACACTGCGGATTTTTAGTTACAAATCGCACATTTATGCCGGTTTGGCCATTTTAAATCCTTATGCACAGAAACAGGTAAAATATTACGCCCAGGCAGAATCTGAACTGTTTAAGCTGATGATCTGCGAAAATGAGGCGGTGTTTAGAGAAAAGATCTATGCGGCACGTGATTTTGTTTTCCATGAGAGCCGTGCGCTTTTGTTATTGGACGATAACATCATGAAAGAATTCAGCCTATCAGACGCCAGCCATAAACAGAAACCAAATTCGCATTTAAGTTTGCTGAGTATGGTATATGCCTGGTATAAAATGGGCGTAAACCCTTACGATAACCTGATCTGCCAAACGCCACCTTTTAAACTGAGGTTGGGTATTGCTGAATACCTTTTCAAAAACGAAGCGATGTTAGAAGAGTCGATTAATACTGCTTTGTATGATAAATCTATCCGTGGAGATGATTTAGAATTTCATACTGCTGTGCACGAATGGGCTTCTATTATCGGATATGGGATTTAA
- the dgt gene encoding dGTP triphosphohydrolase, which produces MEWKYLLSNKRYGQEQYGASTDRARSDFQRDYDRLIFSSPFRRLQNKTQVFPLPGSVFVHNRLTHSLEVASVARSMANIFLKSVEEQQPQLIKDVPLINEVGNIVAAAALAHDLGNPAFGHSGEAAISRYFTDGDGKVYQKEMNKSQWQDLVNFEGNANAIRILTHPLKGKGNDAYALTYSTLASIAKYPCASIAGKQKGLLHRKKYGFFQSEAETFQKIASELHLEKEDGEYLIYKRHPLVYLVEAADDICYSIIDLEDAHRLKILSYEEVKRYLLPFANSTTIEDRLKHDYEDDDAKIGLLRAKAINTLTNQCAAIFFREQEKLLKGELNQSLTDLLPEPYISAWKAVEKISVERIYNFSSVIQKEVAGYKIMAGLLEEFVPALIHNNTHYYKKLVKLIPKQYHTDLTDIYSIIQSVLDFVSGMTDLYAVDLYRNIKGISFPSET; this is translated from the coding sequence ATGGAGTGGAAATATTTACTTTCGAATAAGAGATACGGACAAGAGCAATATGGTGCCAGTACAGATCGGGCACGATCTGATTTTCAGCGTGATTACGACCGGTTGATTTTTTCGTCTCCTTTTAGAAGATTGCAGAATAAAACCCAGGTTTTCCCATTGCCTGGAAGTGTTTTTGTCCATAACCGTTTAACACATAGTTTAGAGGTTGCCAGTGTGGCCCGCTCAATGGCAAATATTTTTTTAAAAAGTGTAGAAGAGCAACAACCACAACTGATTAAAGATGTTCCTTTAATTAACGAAGTAGGTAATATTGTGGCTGCCGCTGCGCTGGCGCACGATTTAGGAAACCCGGCTTTTGGGCATTCAGGTGAAGCAGCTATTTCACGCTATTTTACCGATGGTGATGGGAAAGTTTATCAGAAAGAAATGAACAAATCGCAGTGGCAAGATTTAGTTAATTTTGAAGGTAACGCAAATGCCATCCGGATTCTTACGCATCCTTTAAAAGGAAAAGGCAACGATGCCTATGCCTTAACTTATTCTACGCTGGCGTCGATTGCAAAATATCCCTGCGCCTCAATTGCAGGTAAACAAAAGGGGTTGCTGCACCGTAAAAAATACGGTTTCTTTCAGTCGGAAGCAGAAACTTTTCAAAAGATCGCCTCCGAACTTCATTTGGAGAAAGAAGACGGCGAATACCTCATTTATAAACGCCATCCTTTGGTTTATCTGGTAGAAGCTGCTGATGATATCTGTTACAGCATCATTGATTTGGAAGATGCACACCGCTTAAAGATACTTTCATACGAAGAAGTAAAGCGTTATCTGTTGCCCTTTGCCAATTCTACCACCATAGAAGATCGCTTAAAGCACGATTATGAAGACGATGATGCCAAAATTGGCCTGCTTAGGGCCAAAGCGATTAACACCTTAACAAATCAATGTGCAGCCATATTTTTTAGAGAACAAGAAAAATTATTGAAAGGGGAGCTTAATCAAAGTTTAACCGATTTACTGCCCGAACCCTATATCTCAGCCTGGAAAGCCGTAGAAAAAATCTCAGTGGAGCGTATCTACAATTTCTCGTCGGTTATACAGAAAGAGGTAGCTGGTTACAAAATTATGGCCGGTTTATTAGAAGAGTTTGTTCCTGCACTTATTCATAACAATACACACTATTACAAGAAACTGGTTAAGCTTATTCCTAAACAGTACCATACCGATTTAACCGATATTTATTCTATTATACAGAGTGTATTGGATTTTGTTTCGGGCATGACAGACCTTTATGCTGTAGATTTGTACCGCAATATTAAGGGAATATCTTTTCCTTCAGAAACCTAA
- a CDS encoding YtxH domain-containing protein, giving the protein MRLLKYAVLGAAAVYGFKYATKKRAADGKSLIDDFKEKVPRYVDKIRNYSEKIRQDYRQTSDLY; this is encoded by the coding sequence ATGAGACTATTAAAATATGCTGTTTTAGGGGCAGCAGCCGTATATGGCTTTAAATATGCCACCAAAAAGCGGGCAGCTGATGGAAAATCATTAATTGACGACTTTAAGGAAAAAGTTCCGAGATATGTAGATAAGATTAGAAATTATTCTGAAAAAATAAGACAGGATTATCGGCAAACAAGTGATCTATATTAA
- the rpsJ gene encoding 30S ribosomal protein S10, with protein MSQRIRIKLKSYDYNLVDKSAEKIVKTVKPTGAVVSGPIPLPTEKKIFTVLRSPHVNKKAREQFQLCAYKRLLDIYSSNSKTVDALMKLELPSGVEVEIKV; from the coding sequence ATGAGCCAAAGAATCAGAATTAAATTAAAATCTTACGATTACAACTTGGTAGATAAATCTGCTGAGAAAATCGTAAAAACTGTTAAACCTACGGGTGCAGTGGTAAGTGGTCCGATTCCACTTCCTACAGAGAAAAAAATCTTTACTGTTTTACGTTCTCCACACGTAAACAAAAAAGCTAGAGAGCAATTCCAATTGTGCGCTTACAAACGTTTATTGGATATTTATAGCTCTAATTCTAAAACAGTTGATGCTTTAATGAAACTTGAATTACCTAGTGGTGTTGAAGTTGAAATCAAAGTTTAA
- the fusA gene encoding elongation factor G, with the protein MARDLKFTRNIGIAAHIDAGKTTTTERILYYAGVSHKIGEVHEGAATMDWMAQEQERGITITSAATTVNWKYRNQNYHMNIIDTPGHVDFTVEVNRSLRVLDGLVFLFSAVDGVEPQSETNWRLANNYNVARIGFVNKMDRSGADFLKVVKQVKDMLGSNAVPLQLPIGSEDNFKGVVDLINNRGIVWNEHDKGMTFTEVPIPEDMIDEVAEWREKLLESVADYDESLMEKFFDAPETITEREVLDALRAAVLDAKIVPMVCGSSFKNKGVQTMLDYVMELLPSPLDSEGVTGTNPDTGAEVLLKPSINEPFAALAFKIATDPFVGRLCFIRVYSGNLEAGSYVYNTRSESKERISRIFQMHANKQNPVPNVAAGDIAAVVGFKDIKTGDTLCDEKNPIVLESMVFPEPVIGLAIEPKTQADVDKLGMGLSKLAEEDPTFRVQTDQETGQTVISGMGELHLDILIDRLKREFKVEVNQGAPQVAYKEAIFGTTEHREVYKKQSGGRGKFADIKVVISPIDADFEKGGLQFVNEIVGGAIPREFIPSVEKGFASAMANGVLAGYPLPDMKVRLIDGSFHAVDSDALSFELAARMAYREALPKCRPALMEPIMKIEILTPEENMGDVIGDMNRRRGQLQGMDTRNGSQVIKALVPLSEMFGYVTQLRTITSGRATSTMEFDHYEPAPKNVQDEVVAKSKGRVKSED; encoded by the coding sequence ATGGCAAGAGATTTAAAATTTACAAGAAATATCGGAATCGCGGCTCACATTGATGCGGGTAAAACTACAACAACTGAACGTATCCTTTATTATGCTGGTGTAAGTCATAAAATTGGTGAGGTGCACGAAGGTGCTGCAACAATGGACTGGATGGCACAAGAGCAAGAGCGTGGTATTACCATTACTTCTGCTGCAACTACAGTTAACTGGAAATACAGAAACCAGAACTATCACATGAACATTATCGATACACCAGGACACGTGGATTTTACCGTAGAGGTAAACCGTTCGTTACGTGTATTAGATGGGTTGGTATTCTTGTTTTCGGCTGTTGACGGTGTTGAGCCTCAATCAGAAACTAACTGGCGTTTAGCTAACAACTATAATGTTGCCCGTATCGGTTTCGTTAACAAAATGGACCGTTCTGGTGCTGACTTCTTAAAAGTTGTTAAGCAAGTTAAAGACATGTTGGGTAGTAATGCAGTTCCTTTGCAATTACCTATCGGTTCTGAAGATAACTTCAAAGGTGTGGTTGATTTGATCAACAACCGTGGTATTGTTTGGAATGAGCACGATAAAGGTATGACCTTTACTGAAGTGCCTATCCCAGAAGATATGATTGATGAGGTTGCTGAGTGGAGAGAGAAATTATTGGAATCAGTTGCTGATTATGATGAGTCTCTAATGGAGAAATTCTTCGATGCTCCTGAAACCATCACTGAGCGCGAAGTTTTAGACGCTTTACGTGCAGCTGTTTTAGATGCTAAAATCGTTCCTATGGTATGTGGTTCATCTTTCAAAAACAAAGGTGTTCAAACCATGTTGGATTACGTAATGGAATTATTGCCTTCACCTCTTGATTCAGAAGGTGTAACAGGTACTAATCCAGATACAGGTGCTGAAGTTTTATTAAAACCAAGCATCAATGAGCCATTTGCAGCTTTAGCATTTAAAATTGCAACTGACCCATTTGTAGGCCGTTTATGTTTTATCCGTGTTTACTCGGGTAACTTAGAAGCTGGTTCTTACGTTTACAATACACGTTCAGAAAGCAAAGAGCGTATTTCACGTATCTTCCAAATGCATGCAAACAAGCAAAACCCTGTGCCTAATGTAGCTGCTGGTGATATTGCTGCGGTAGTTGGATTTAAAGACATCAAAACTGGTGATACCCTTTGTGATGAGAAAAATCCTATCGTTCTTGAATCGATGGTATTCCCTGAGCCGGTTATCGGTTTAGCTATTGAGCCTAAAACTCAAGCTGATGTTGATAAATTGGGTATGGGCTTATCTAAATTGGCTGAAGAAGATCCTACGTTCAGGGTTCAAACCGATCAAGAAACTGGTCAAACAGTTATCTCTGGTATGGGTGAGCTTCACTTAGATATCTTAATCGACCGTTTAAAACGTGAGTTTAAAGTAGAGGTTAACCAAGGTGCGCCACAAGTAGCTTACAAAGAGGCTATTTTCGGTACTACAGAACACCGCGAAGTTTACAAAAAACAATCAGGTGGTCGTGGTAAATTTGCCGATATCAAAGTTGTGATCTCTCCAATTGATGCTGACTTTGAAAAAGGTGGTTTGCAATTCGTAAACGAAATTGTGGGTGGTGCTATTCCTCGCGAGTTTATCCCTTCAGTTGAGAAAGGTTTTGCATCTGCAATGGCAAATGGTGTATTAGCTGGTTATCCACTTCCGGATATGAAAGTACGTTTGATTGATGGTTCATTCCACGCAGTCGATTCAGATGCTTTATCATTCGAGCTTGCTGCCCGTATGGCATATCGTGAGGCTTTACCTAAATGCAGACCTGCTTTGATGGAGCCAATCATGAAAATCGAAATCTTAACCCCTGAAGAAAACATGGGTGATGTTATCGGTGATATGAACCGTCGTCGTGGTCAGTTACAAGGTATGGATACCCGTAATGGATCTCAAGTAATCAAAGCATTGGTACCACTTTCAGAAATGTTCGGTTACGTAACTCAATTACGTACCATCACTTCAGGACGTGCAACTTCTACAATGGAATTCGATCACTACGAGCCAGCGCCTAAAAACGTACAGGACGAGGTAGTAGCGAAATCTAAAGGAAGAGTAAAATCTGAAGACTAA
- the rpsG gene encoding 30S ribosomal protein S7: MRKSKPKKRIILPDPKFNDVQVTRFVNNMMYDGKKSIAYSIFYDAVEIAEKKAGENGLEIFKRALTNIMPAVEVKSRRVGGANFQVPTEVRPERKTALGMKWLILYARKRGEKTMKEKLAGEIVAAAKGEGAAVKKKEDTHKMAEANKAFSHFRF; the protein is encoded by the coding sequence ATGAGAAAGTCAAAACCAAAAAAGAGAATTATTCTTCCTGATCCAAAATTTAATGATGTTCAGGTAACTCGTTTTGTAAACAATATGATGTACGATGGAAAAAAATCTATCGCTTATTCAATTTTTTACGATGCTGTTGAAATTGCTGAGAAAAAAGCAGGTGAAAACGGTTTAGAGATCTTTAAACGTGCTTTAACTAACATTATGCCAGCTGTAGAGGTTAAATCTCGTCGTGTTGGTGGTGCTAACTTCCAAGTTCCAACTGAGGTTAGACCAGAGCGTAAAACAGCTTTAGGTATGAAATGGTTAATTTTATACGCTCGTAAACGTGGCGAAAAAACCATGAAAGAGAAATTAGCTGGTGAAATCGTAGCTGCTGCTAAAGGTGAGGGTGCTGCTGTTAAAAAGAAAGAAGATACGCACAAAATGGCTGAGGCTAACAAAGCGTTCTCTCACTTCAGATTCTAA
- the rpsL gene encoding 30S ribosomal protein S12, with translation MPTIQQLVRKGRVALEFKSKSPALDSCPQRRGVCTRVYTTTPKKPNSAMRKVARVRLTNGKEVNAYIPGEGHNLQEHSIVLIRGGRVKDLPGVRYHIIRGALDTSGVAGRNQRRSKYGTKRPKPGQVAAAPTKGKKK, from the coding sequence ATGCCAACCATTCAACAATTAGTTAGAAAAGGTAGAGTAGCACTGGAGTTCAAGAGTAAGTCTCCAGCGTTGGACAGCTGTCCACAGCGAAGAGGTGTATGTACACGTGTGTACACCACTACCCCTAAAAAACCAAACTCAGCAATGCGTAAAGTAGCCCGTGTTCGTTTAACGAACGGTAAAGAGGTGAATGCTTACATCCCTGGAGAAGGTCATAACTTACAGGAGCACTCAATCGTATTGATCCGTGGTGGTCGTGTTAAAGATTTACCAGGTGTACGTTACCACATCATCCGTGGTGCATTAGATACATCAGGTGTAGCTGGTCGTAACCAACGTCGTTCTAAATATGGTACTAAACGTCCTAAACCAGGACAAGTAGCTGCGGCGCCAACAAAAGGTAAAAAGAAATAA